In one window of Helianthus annuus cultivar XRQ/B chromosome 17, HanXRQr2.0-SUNRISE, whole genome shotgun sequence DNA:
- the LOC110921343 gene encoding protein IQ-DOMAIN 1 isoform X4, giving the protein MGKKSSGSWFTLVKKAFSPNKSTKTQHQDLHNNSNNQLDDDDKMLHKREKRRWLFRKSSVNVQQQQQETHVHEGKDKTLSVDVSQHKHVDVEEEEKEKEKHAILMAAAAIKAAEAATTTAHAAAEIIRLTTRPCSISVKHHFAAILIQTSFRGYLARRALRALKGIVMLQAVIRGQNVRKQATITLRCMQALVRVQSRVHDQRSRLSHDESRKSMMSENTTFWESKYLQDIRDRKSMSRDGSCIRDDWSDRPHTLEELDAILQHRKMSNRNPSTMDEKELEETASWLDRWIEAKQWENHRASRASFDRRDSIKTVEIDNSRPSSRSGTGVYKSPYHTSHYIPNSPNRRSSYSPSTGQHPITPSPIKTRPPQIRSASPRCSKEERTYLNTNIQSLRSTPRVVGSMFRYSTCANDMTVPNYMAATESARAKIRSQSTPRQRPSTPERDRVGSVKKRLAYPVQDPCDNYNVQYYDYGHYGHNLRSPSFKSVQVGHVGMGQQWYYADSTNGGELSPCSTTHLRWLR; this is encoded by the exons ATGGGAAAGAAATCAAGTGGTTCATGGTTTACACTAGTCAAGAAAGCCTTTAGTCCTAACAAATCCACCAAAACACAACACCAAGACCTtcataataatagtaataatcaATTAGATGATGATGATAAGATGTTGCACAAAAGGGAGAAGAGAAGATGGTTGTTTAGAAAATCATCAGTTAatgtacaacaacaacaacaagaaacACATGTACATGAAGGGAAGGATAAGACATTGAGTGTTGATGTTTCTCAACACAAACATGTGGATGTAGAGGAggaggaaaaggaaaaggaaaagcatGCTATTTTGATGGCGGCAGCCGCTATTAAAGCGGCCGAAGCCGCCACAACCACCGCCCATGCGGCGGCGGAGATTATTCGTCTCACCACTAGGCCTTGTTCCATTTCTGTTAAGCATCATTTTGCTGCCATTCTCATTCAAACATCATTTCGTGGCTACCTG GCAAGAAGAGCGTTACGAGCATTGAAAGGCATAGTGATGCTTCAAGCTGTGATTCGAGGACAAAATGTAAGAAAGCAAGCAACCATCACTTTAAGATGTATGCAAGCACTTGTTCGGGTGCAATCTCGGGTACATGATCAGCGATCCAGGCTATCACACGACGAAAGTAGGAAATCAATGATGTCGGAAAACACAACCTTTTGGGAGTCAAAATACCTTCAAGACATAAGAGACAGGAAGTCTATG TCAAGAGATGGAAGTTGCATACGAGATGATTGGAGTGATAGGCCACACACTCTTGAAGAGCTTGATGCCATATTGCAACACCGAAAG ATGTCTAACAGAAATCCATCAACTATGGATGAAAAAGAGCTTGAAGAAACTGCTAGTTGGTTAGACAGATGGATAGAAGCAAAGCAATGGGAAAACCACAGAGCCAGCAGGGCTTCATTTGACAGAAGAGACTCTATAAAAACCGTCGAAATCGACAATTCGCGACCTAGTTCCCGCTCAGGTACTGGTGTTTACAAATCACCATACCATACTTCCCATTACATCCCCAACTCACCGAACCGAAGATCAAGTTACAGCCCATCAACCGGTCAACATCCAATCACACCGTCCCCAATCAAGACACGACCACCACAGATACGGTCCGCAAGCCCACGGTGTTCAAAAGAGGAAAGAACCTACTTGAACACAAACATACAAAGCCTACGGTCCACCCCACGTGTCGTGGGGTCCATGTTTCGTTACAGCACGTGTGCAAATGACATGACCGTACCCAACTACATGGCTGCAACCGAGTCAGCTAGAGCGAAAATACGCTCACAAAGCACACCTAGACAAAGACCCTCCACACCCGAGAGAGACCGGGTCGGGTCGGTTAAGAAAAGACTCGCGTACCCGGTCCAAGACCCATGTGATAATTACAATGTGCAATATTATGATTATGGTCATTATGGCCATAACCTTAGGAGCCCAAGTTTTAAGAGTGTGCAAGTTGGTCATGTTGGTATGGGACAACAATGGTATTATGCGGATAGTACTAACGGCGGAGAACTTTCACCGTGTTCGACGACTCATTTAAGGTGGCTAAGGTGA
- the LOC110921327 gene encoding uncharacterized protein LOC110921327 — MAHGDGLWRILARFQFVGLGCCYGPTRMKTPSLLNKWCPIKVNFLTWRLFLNRLPTKEALLRRNFHITSSECVFLEETVESGDHLFAACSFTQEIWEELLRWCRIATPFFFCVRGVLDLHTHCRGSRRWQKIVDSVVQMVIWCIWRMRNDAVFNNKRAAVKNVVEKIKVLSFLWLKHRAKALTLTWEDWCRFDLICMKV; from the coding sequence ATGGCACATGGAGATGGGCTATGGAGGATTCTGGCTCGTTTTCAGTTCGTGGGCTTAGGATGTTGTTACGGCCCAACTCGAATGAAGACCCCGAGCCTGCTGAATAAATGGTGCCCGATTAAGGTTAATTTTTTGACATGGAGACTGTTTCTTAACCGACTACCGACTAAGGAGGCGTTACTGAGAAGGAACTTCCATATTACGAGTTCGGAGTGTGTTTTTCTCGAAGAAACTGTGGAATCTGGTGACCATTTGTTTGCGGCTTGTAGTTTTACACAAGAAATCTGGGAAGAGTTATTAAGGTGGTGTAGAATTGCTACTCCCTTTTTCTTTTGTGTGAGGGGTGTGCTTGATCTTCACACTCATTGCCGTGGTTCTAGGAGATGGCAAAAGATCGTGGATTCGGTCGTCCAAATGGTGATATGGTGCATATGGCGTATGCGTAACGATGCAGTCTTCAATAACAAAAGGGCGGCTGTGAAGAATGTCGTGGAAAAGATTAAAGTACTAAGTTTTCTTTGGCTGAAACATCGGGCAAAGGCGTTAACACTTACCTGGGAGGATTGGTGTAGATTTGATTTAATTTGTATGAAGGTGTAA
- the LOC110921343 gene encoding protein IQ-DOMAIN 1 isoform X1, translating to MGKKSSGSWFTLVKKAFSPNKSTKTQHQDLHNNSNNQLDDDDKMLHKREKRRWLFRKSSVNVQQQQQETHVHEGKDKTLSVDVSQHKHVDVEEEEKEKEKHAILMAAAAIKAAEAATTTAHAAAEIIRLTTRPCSISVKHHFAAILIQTSFRGYLARRALRALKGIVMLQAVIRGQNVRKQATITLRCMQALVRVQSRVHDQRSRLSHDESRKSMMSENTTFWESKYLQDIRDRKSMVSSRDGSCIRDDWSDRPHTLEELDAILQHRKSQMSNRNPSTMDEKELEETASWLDRWIEAKQWENHRASRASFDRRDSIKTVEIDNSRPSSRSGTGVYKSPYHTSHYIPNSPNRRSSYSPSTGQHPITPSPIKTRPPQIRSASPRCSKEERTYLNTNIQSLRSTPRVVGSMFRYSTCANDMTVPNYMAATESARAKIRSQSTPRQRPSTPERDRVGSVKKRLAYPVQDPCDNYNVQYYDYGHYGHNLRSPSFKSVQVGHVGMGQQWYYADSTNGGELSPCSTTHLRWLR from the exons ATGGGAAAGAAATCAAGTGGTTCATGGTTTACACTAGTCAAGAAAGCCTTTAGTCCTAACAAATCCACCAAAACACAACACCAAGACCTtcataataatagtaataatcaATTAGATGATGATGATAAGATGTTGCACAAAAGGGAGAAGAGAAGATGGTTGTTTAGAAAATCATCAGTTAatgtacaacaacaacaacaagaaacACATGTACATGAAGGGAAGGATAAGACATTGAGTGTTGATGTTTCTCAACACAAACATGTGGATGTAGAGGAggaggaaaaggaaaaggaaaagcatGCTATTTTGATGGCGGCAGCCGCTATTAAAGCGGCCGAAGCCGCCACAACCACCGCCCATGCGGCGGCGGAGATTATTCGTCTCACCACTAGGCCTTGTTCCATTTCTGTTAAGCATCATTTTGCTGCCATTCTCATTCAAACATCATTTCGTGGCTACCTG GCAAGAAGAGCGTTACGAGCATTGAAAGGCATAGTGATGCTTCAAGCTGTGATTCGAGGACAAAATGTAAGAAAGCAAGCAACCATCACTTTAAGATGTATGCAAGCACTTGTTCGGGTGCAATCTCGGGTACATGATCAGCGATCCAGGCTATCACACGACGAAAGTAGGAAATCAATGATGTCGGAAAACACAACCTTTTGGGAGTCAAAATACCTTCAAGACATAAGAGACAGGAAGTCTATGGTAAGT TCAAGAGATGGAAGTTGCATACGAGATGATTGGAGTGATAGGCCACACACTCTTGAAGAGCTTGATGCCATATTGCAACACCGAAAG TCACAGATGTCTAACAGAAATCCATCAACTATGGATGAAAAAGAGCTTGAAGAAACTGCTAGTTGGTTAGACAGATGGATAGAAGCAAAGCAATGGGAAAACCACAGAGCCAGCAGGGCTTCATTTGACAGAAGAGACTCTATAAAAACCGTCGAAATCGACAATTCGCGACCTAGTTCCCGCTCAGGTACTGGTGTTTACAAATCACCATACCATACTTCCCATTACATCCCCAACTCACCGAACCGAAGATCAAGTTACAGCCCATCAACCGGTCAACATCCAATCACACCGTCCCCAATCAAGACACGACCACCACAGATACGGTCCGCAAGCCCACGGTGTTCAAAAGAGGAAAGAACCTACTTGAACACAAACATACAAAGCCTACGGTCCACCCCACGTGTCGTGGGGTCCATGTTTCGTTACAGCACGTGTGCAAATGACATGACCGTACCCAACTACATGGCTGCAACCGAGTCAGCTAGAGCGAAAATACGCTCACAAAGCACACCTAGACAAAGACCCTCCACACCCGAGAGAGACCGGGTCGGGTCGGTTAAGAAAAGACTCGCGTACCCGGTCCAAGACCCATGTGATAATTACAATGTGCAATATTATGATTATGGTCATTATGGCCATAACCTTAGGAGCCCAAGTTTTAAGAGTGTGCAAGTTGGTCATGTTGGTATGGGACAACAATGGTATTATGCGGATAGTACTAACGGCGGAGAACTTTCACCGTGTTCGACGACTCATTTAAGGTGGCTAAGGTGA
- the LOC110921343 gene encoding protein IQ-DOMAIN 1 isoform X2: MGKKSSGSWFTLVKKAFSPNKSTKTQHQDLHNNSNNQLDDDDKMLHKREKRRWLFRKSSVNVQQQQQETHVHEGKDKTLSVDVSQHKHVDVEEEEKEKEKHAILMAAAAIKAAEAATTTAHAAAEIIRLTTRPCSISVKHHFAAILIQTSFRGYLARRALRALKGIVMLQAVIRGQNVRKQATITLRCMQALVRVQSRVHDQRSRLSHDESRKSMMSENTTFWESKYLQDIRDRKSMSRDGSCIRDDWSDRPHTLEELDAILQHRKSQMSNRNPSTMDEKELEETASWLDRWIEAKQWENHRASRASFDRRDSIKTVEIDNSRPSSRSGTGVYKSPYHTSHYIPNSPNRRSSYSPSTGQHPITPSPIKTRPPQIRSASPRCSKEERTYLNTNIQSLRSTPRVVGSMFRYSTCANDMTVPNYMAATESARAKIRSQSTPRQRPSTPERDRVGSVKKRLAYPVQDPCDNYNVQYYDYGHYGHNLRSPSFKSVQVGHVGMGQQWYYADSTNGGELSPCSTTHLRWLR, from the exons ATGGGAAAGAAATCAAGTGGTTCATGGTTTACACTAGTCAAGAAAGCCTTTAGTCCTAACAAATCCACCAAAACACAACACCAAGACCTtcataataatagtaataatcaATTAGATGATGATGATAAGATGTTGCACAAAAGGGAGAAGAGAAGATGGTTGTTTAGAAAATCATCAGTTAatgtacaacaacaacaacaagaaacACATGTACATGAAGGGAAGGATAAGACATTGAGTGTTGATGTTTCTCAACACAAACATGTGGATGTAGAGGAggaggaaaaggaaaaggaaaagcatGCTATTTTGATGGCGGCAGCCGCTATTAAAGCGGCCGAAGCCGCCACAACCACCGCCCATGCGGCGGCGGAGATTATTCGTCTCACCACTAGGCCTTGTTCCATTTCTGTTAAGCATCATTTTGCTGCCATTCTCATTCAAACATCATTTCGTGGCTACCTG GCAAGAAGAGCGTTACGAGCATTGAAAGGCATAGTGATGCTTCAAGCTGTGATTCGAGGACAAAATGTAAGAAAGCAAGCAACCATCACTTTAAGATGTATGCAAGCACTTGTTCGGGTGCAATCTCGGGTACATGATCAGCGATCCAGGCTATCACACGACGAAAGTAGGAAATCAATGATGTCGGAAAACACAACCTTTTGGGAGTCAAAATACCTTCAAGACATAAGAGACAGGAAGTCTATG TCAAGAGATGGAAGTTGCATACGAGATGATTGGAGTGATAGGCCACACACTCTTGAAGAGCTTGATGCCATATTGCAACACCGAAAG TCACAGATGTCTAACAGAAATCCATCAACTATGGATGAAAAAGAGCTTGAAGAAACTGCTAGTTGGTTAGACAGATGGATAGAAGCAAAGCAATGGGAAAACCACAGAGCCAGCAGGGCTTCATTTGACAGAAGAGACTCTATAAAAACCGTCGAAATCGACAATTCGCGACCTAGTTCCCGCTCAGGTACTGGTGTTTACAAATCACCATACCATACTTCCCATTACATCCCCAACTCACCGAACCGAAGATCAAGTTACAGCCCATCAACCGGTCAACATCCAATCACACCGTCCCCAATCAAGACACGACCACCACAGATACGGTCCGCAAGCCCACGGTGTTCAAAAGAGGAAAGAACCTACTTGAACACAAACATACAAAGCCTACGGTCCACCCCACGTGTCGTGGGGTCCATGTTTCGTTACAGCACGTGTGCAAATGACATGACCGTACCCAACTACATGGCTGCAACCGAGTCAGCTAGAGCGAAAATACGCTCACAAAGCACACCTAGACAAAGACCCTCCACACCCGAGAGAGACCGGGTCGGGTCGGTTAAGAAAAGACTCGCGTACCCGGTCCAAGACCCATGTGATAATTACAATGTGCAATATTATGATTATGGTCATTATGGCCATAACCTTAGGAGCCCAAGTTTTAAGAGTGTGCAAGTTGGTCATGTTGGTATGGGACAACAATGGTATTATGCGGATAGTACTAACGGCGGAGAACTTTCACCGTGTTCGACGACTCATTTAAGGTGGCTAAGGTGA
- the LOC110921343 gene encoding protein IQ-DOMAIN 1 isoform X3 — protein MGKKSSGSWFTLVKKAFSPNKSTKTQHQDLHNNSNNQLDDDDKMLHKREKRRWLFRKSSVNVQQQQQETHVHEGKDKTLSVDVSQHKHVDVEEEEKEKEKHAILMAAAAIKAAEAATTTAHAAAEIIRLTTRPCSISVKHHFAAILIQTSFRGYLARRALRALKGIVMLQAVIRGQNVRKQATITLRCMQALVRVQSRVHDQRSRLSHDESRKSMMSENTTFWESKYLQDIRDRKSMVSSRDGSCIRDDWSDRPHTLEELDAILQHRKMSNRNPSTMDEKELEETASWLDRWIEAKQWENHRASRASFDRRDSIKTVEIDNSRPSSRSGTGVYKSPYHTSHYIPNSPNRRSSYSPSTGQHPITPSPIKTRPPQIRSASPRCSKEERTYLNTNIQSLRSTPRVVGSMFRYSTCANDMTVPNYMAATESARAKIRSQSTPRQRPSTPERDRVGSVKKRLAYPVQDPCDNYNVQYYDYGHYGHNLRSPSFKSVQVGHVGMGQQWYYADSTNGGELSPCSTTHLRWLR, from the exons ATGGGAAAGAAATCAAGTGGTTCATGGTTTACACTAGTCAAGAAAGCCTTTAGTCCTAACAAATCCACCAAAACACAACACCAAGACCTtcataataatagtaataatcaATTAGATGATGATGATAAGATGTTGCACAAAAGGGAGAAGAGAAGATGGTTGTTTAGAAAATCATCAGTTAatgtacaacaacaacaacaagaaacACATGTACATGAAGGGAAGGATAAGACATTGAGTGTTGATGTTTCTCAACACAAACATGTGGATGTAGAGGAggaggaaaaggaaaaggaaaagcatGCTATTTTGATGGCGGCAGCCGCTATTAAAGCGGCCGAAGCCGCCACAACCACCGCCCATGCGGCGGCGGAGATTATTCGTCTCACCACTAGGCCTTGTTCCATTTCTGTTAAGCATCATTTTGCTGCCATTCTCATTCAAACATCATTTCGTGGCTACCTG GCAAGAAGAGCGTTACGAGCATTGAAAGGCATAGTGATGCTTCAAGCTGTGATTCGAGGACAAAATGTAAGAAAGCAAGCAACCATCACTTTAAGATGTATGCAAGCACTTGTTCGGGTGCAATCTCGGGTACATGATCAGCGATCCAGGCTATCACACGACGAAAGTAGGAAATCAATGATGTCGGAAAACACAACCTTTTGGGAGTCAAAATACCTTCAAGACATAAGAGACAGGAAGTCTATGGTAAGT TCAAGAGATGGAAGTTGCATACGAGATGATTGGAGTGATAGGCCACACACTCTTGAAGAGCTTGATGCCATATTGCAACACCGAAAG ATGTCTAACAGAAATCCATCAACTATGGATGAAAAAGAGCTTGAAGAAACTGCTAGTTGGTTAGACAGATGGATAGAAGCAAAGCAATGGGAAAACCACAGAGCCAGCAGGGCTTCATTTGACAGAAGAGACTCTATAAAAACCGTCGAAATCGACAATTCGCGACCTAGTTCCCGCTCAGGTACTGGTGTTTACAAATCACCATACCATACTTCCCATTACATCCCCAACTCACCGAACCGAAGATCAAGTTACAGCCCATCAACCGGTCAACATCCAATCACACCGTCCCCAATCAAGACACGACCACCACAGATACGGTCCGCAAGCCCACGGTGTTCAAAAGAGGAAAGAACCTACTTGAACACAAACATACAAAGCCTACGGTCCACCCCACGTGTCGTGGGGTCCATGTTTCGTTACAGCACGTGTGCAAATGACATGACCGTACCCAACTACATGGCTGCAACCGAGTCAGCTAGAGCGAAAATACGCTCACAAAGCACACCTAGACAAAGACCCTCCACACCCGAGAGAGACCGGGTCGGGTCGGTTAAGAAAAGACTCGCGTACCCGGTCCAAGACCCATGTGATAATTACAATGTGCAATATTATGATTATGGTCATTATGGCCATAACCTTAGGAGCCCAAGTTTTAAGAGTGTGCAAGTTGGTCATGTTGGTATGGGACAACAATGGTATTATGCGGATAGTACTAACGGCGGAGAACTTTCACCGTGTTCGACGACTCATTTAAGGTGGCTAAGGTGA